The stretch of DNA GACGCCGGCAGCAGTTCGGGAATCACGAGATACCAGACGAAGAACTGCACGATCAGCGGAATGTTCCGGAAGATCGCGACATAGACGGTGCCGGCGCCCGACAGCCATTTGTTCGGCGCGGTGCGCAGCACGCCGAAGAACGAGCCGACGACGAGCGCGATCACCCACGCGGCAAGCGACACCGTGACCGTCACCCACAGTCCGGACAGCAGCCACCCCAGGTACGTGGTCGGCTCGCCGGTCGATACCGGGGACAGCAGGATGCCCCAGTTCCAGTGATAGGACATGACAAAGACTCCAACAAAAAGAACGGAAGAAGCAGGGCTTCTTCCGTTCCGTTCAACAGGACTGTCGCGGCAGCGCCGGTCAGTCGATGGCCTTGTCGTTCGGGTTCTTGAACAGCGTCCGCATGTCGTCGCTCATCGGGAAGTTCAGGTTCAGCCCCTTCGGAGGAATCGGCGACTCGAACCACTTCTTGTAGATCTGCTCGCCTTCGCTCGACGTCTGCACCTTCGCGATCGCGTCGTCCGCGACCTTCTTGAACTCGGGGTCGTTCTTGCGCATCATGCAGCCGTACGCCTCGCGCGACTGCGGCGTGCCGACGATCACGAAGTCGCCGGGGTTGCTCGACTTCGCGCGCTCGCCCGCGAGCAGCGCGTCGTCCATCATGAACGCGACCGCGCGGCCAGTCGACAGCGTCAGGAACGACTCGCCGTGATCCTTCGCGCTGATGATGTTCATGCCCATGTTCTTGTCCTGGTTCATCTTGCGCAGCAGGCGCTCGGACGTCGTGCCCGCCGTCGTCACGACGGTCTTGCCCTTCAGGTCGGCGAAGTCCTTGATGCCGGAATCCTTCTTCGTCATCAGGCGCGTGCCGATGATGAAGATCGTGTTCGTGAACGCGGCCTGTTGCTGGCGTTCGAGGTTGTTCGTCGTCGAGCCGCACTCGATGTCGACGGTGCCGTTCTGCACGAGCGGAATGCGGTTCTGCGACGTGACCGGCGTCAGCTTCACCTTCAGGTTCGGCATGTTCAGCTTCTGCTTGACCGCCTCGACGATCTTCAGCGCGTAGTCCTGCGAATAACCGATCACGTTCTGCTTGTCGTCGTAGTACGAAAACGGAATCGACGACTCGCGGTGGCCGAGCGAGATGACGCCGGTATCCTTGATCTTCTTGAGCGTGCCCGAATCCTGAGCGTATGCGCCCGTGGCGACCATACCGAGTGCGGCAAGTACGACCGCGGCCTTTTTGATTTTCATCTGTGATCTCCTTGGCAAGAATCGCCGCCAGTTTAGCAAAGTAATTTTTCTGAAAGAATAAGGACGAGCCCCGTTGTCGCCTCGATCCGACGTTCCGGCCCATGCGCGCGCCGGCGGGTCGTCCGGATGTAACAAAACGGACGGCGCCGCGCTCGGGCCGTCCGTTTTATTGCGAAAAATCAAGCGCCCAGGGCGCGGCGCGACGCGCTGCGAAACACTCGGGCGCAACCCCGTTCCGTCCGGGCGCCGCGACGGATCAGGGGTACAGACCGCGCAGTTCGCGCGCCATCAGGATCCGCTTGCACGCGACGATGAACGCGGCGGTCCGCATCGACACCTGCTGCTCGCTCGCGACCTGCCACACCGCGGTGAACGCCTCGCGCATCACGCGTTCGAGCCGCTCGTTGATCTCGTGCTCGGTCCAGAAGAAGCTCGAAAAATCCTGCACCCACTCGAAGTACGAAACCGTGACGCCGCCCGCGTTCGCGACCACGTCCGGGATCACGAGCACGCCCTTGTCGTGCAGGATGTCGTCGGCCGCCGTGGTGGTCGGGCCGTTCGCGCCTTCGACGATGATCTTCGTGCGGATCTTCTCCGCGTTCTTCTCGGTGATCTGGTTTTCGAGCGCGGCCGGGATCAGGATGTCCGTCTCGATCGTCCAGAACTCTTCGTTCGCGAGCGTGTCCGCGCCGGCAAAACCCGCGACGCCGCCGGTCTTCTGCACGTGTTCGAGCAGCGCCGGCACGTCGATGCCGGTCGACTTGTACAGCGAGCCGGTATGGTCCTGCGCGGCGACGACTTTCGCGCCCGCCTCCTGGAACAGCCGCGCGGCGATCCCGCCGACGTTGCCGAAACCCTGCACCGCGATCCGCGAGCCTTCGATCGCGAGGCCCGTGCGCCGCGCGGCCTCGCAGCCGACGACGAACACGCCCCGGCCGGTCGCCTCGCGGCGGCCGAGCGAGCCGCCGAGCGCGATCGGCTTGCCGGTCACGACGCCGGTGGCCGTCTGCCCCTGGTTCATCGAGTAGGTGTCCATCATCCACGCCATCACCTGCTCGTTCGTGTTCACGTCCGGCGCGGGAATGTCGGTGTTCGGCCCGATGATGATGCCGATTTCGCTCGTGTAGCGGCGCGTCACGCGCTCCAGCTCGCCGCGCGACAGCGCGCGCGGATCGACGCGGATGCCGCCCTTCGCGCCGCCGTACGGCACGTTCACCGCCGCGTTCTTCACCGACATCCACGCGGACAGCGCCATCACTTCGGACAGCGTGACGTCCTGGTGATAACGCACGCCGCCCTTGCCGGGACCGCGCGATACGTTGTGCTGCACGCGATACCCTTCGAAGTGCGCGACCGTGCCGTTGTCGAGTTCGATCGGCACGTCGACGATCAGGATGCGCTTCGGCCGCTTCAGCGTTTCGAGCCAGCGCGACAGCGGCCCGAGATACGGCGCGACGCGATCGACCTGACGAAGATAGTTGCCCCACGGGCCGAGATCGTCGGCATGCAGGTACGACGGAATGGACAACGACGACGATGCAGACTGCGGTTGGGATGACATGTACGCTCCAGCGTCAAACGGGTGGTGCCATTGTCAAAAAACGCCCGCGCGAAATCCAATGCCGTTTGATCATCTCGTTATGCGTTTGACGCATAACGTTCGTGAAACCGAAAAATCCTGTCGCGGGCCGCCCTCGGGGTGTTGCAGCAAACGATGCTCCTCGACGAAACGTTTCGCAAACCGGCGGAAACGTTTTCGGCGCACCCGCCGTCCGGTCGTGCGTGATGCAGATTACTGCTTCGCGGGCCGGCCTGCGCGTTCGCTGTCACCGCGCGCGGCATGGGCCAGCGCGCCGGCCGCGTCCCACACCTCGCGGACCAGCGCCTTGTGCGGATCGTCGCCTTGCGCGGCGAGCTTGTCGCGATACAGGCGGATCTCCATCGCGAGCGTGAACTGGCCTTCGCGCGCGCCGCGCGTCGCGCGGTCGAGGCGGATCAGGCTGCCGTCCGCCACCGCGTCCTCCACGGCGCTGTGCGGCAGGAACGCGATCCCGTGTCCGGCGAGCGCCATCGCCTTCAGCCCTTCGGCCATGTCGGTTTCATACACGCGGTTTAGATAGAGGCGCGTCGGCGCGTTCGCGACGATCACCTCGGTCATCCGGCCGAGATACGCGTTCGGCGTGTACGACAGATACGGCGTCGGCGCGTCCGGCTGCCCCGGCAGCGCGTAGCGCGCGCGGCCCGCGCGGGCCGGCGCCGAATACGGGCTGATCGATTCGGCGCCGAGCGTCAGCGTGTCGTAACGCGCGGGATCGAGCGTGACCGGATGGCTCGGATGGTGATAACCCATCACCAGATCACAGCCCCCCTCGACCAGCGACAGCACCGCGTCGTGCACGTTCAGCGCGCGCAGACGCGTGGAGACGCGGCCGAGCTTCGCCTCGATCTGCTGGAGCCAGCGCGGGAAAAACGTCAGCGACAGCGTGTGCGGCACCGCGAACTCGATCGTCGCGGCAGGCGTCGCCGTGTGTCCGCGCAGCAGCGTGCGCGCCTCGTGGAACTGCGACAGCATCGCGAGCGCCTGCTCGTAGAACACCTGGCCGGCGGCGGTCAGCCGGGTGGGGTACACCGAACGGTCGATCAGTTCAGTGCCGAGCCACGCTTCGAGCGCCTGGATGCGGCGCGAAAACGCCGGCTGCGTGACGTGCCGCAGTTCGGCGGAGCGGCTGAAGCTGTGGGTTTCCGCCAGCGAGACGAAATCTTCCAGCCATTTGAGTTCCATGCGGGTCCGGTCGGTCGTGAACGTGAAGTCCGCATTCTAGGCCGCGCCGCCGGCCGCCGCGGGCGACGGACGGACGTTGCCCGCGCAGACCGCCGGCTGCCCGTTCGCCGCCGCCTCGCCCGCAGCGGCGGCAAGCCGGACCGGCCAGTCCCGCCGCCTCGCCGGTCCGCTGCGGGCGAAGTGATAAAATGCCGGGTTCCCGCCGTCTCCAATCCGACTGACCGTAACCTCGCACGTTACGTCCCCATCATGTCCGACACCCGTCCCGATACCCTGTTCGCGCTGACCGCGCTCTCCCCGCTCGACGGCCGTTATGCGTCGAAAACCGAAGCCCTGCGCGACTGGCTGTCCGAAGCCGCGTTCATGCGCCATCGCGTGACGGTCGAGATCCACTGGCTGATCGCGCTGTCGCAGGCCGGCTTCGCCGAGGTGCCGCGCTTTTCCGAAGCGTCCGAGCAGTTCCTGCTGAAGCTCGCCGAGAACTTCACCGCGCACGACGCCGCGCGCATCAAGGAAATCGAGCGCGTGACGAACCACGACGTGAAGGCGGTCGAATACTGGCTGAAGGAGTCGGTGAAGGGCCAGCCGGAACTGGAGCGCGCGAGCGAGTTCATCCACTTCGCGTGCACGTCCGAGGACATCAACAACACGTCGCACGGCCTGATGCTCGCCGGCGCGCGCGAGCACGTGATCCTGCCGGCGCTGCGTTCGGTGCACCAGCGGCTCGTCGCGCTCGCGCACGCGCAGGCCGACCAGCCGATGCTGTCGCGCACGCACGGCCAGCCCGCGAGCCCGACCACGCTCGGCAAGGAAATCGCGAACGTCGCCGCGCGTCTCGCGCGCGCGATCACGCGCATCGAGAAGGTCGAACTGCTCGGCAAGATGAACGGCGCGGTCGGCAACTTCAACGCGCACCTGTCGGCGTATCCGGAGTTCGACTGGGAAGCGTTCTCGAAGAAGGTCGTCGAAGAGCGACTGAAGCTCACGTTCAACCCGTACACGATCCAGATCGAGCCGCACGACTACATGGCCGAACTGTTCGACGCTCTCGCGCGCGCGAACACGATCCTGCTCGACCTGGACCGCGACGTGTGGGGCTACATCTCGCTCGGCTACTTCAAGCAGCGGACCAAGGCGGGCGAGATCGGTTCGTCGACGATGCCGCACAAGGTGAATCCGATCGACTTCGAGAACTCGGAAGGCAACCTCGGCCTCGCGAACGCGACGCTGCGCCACCTCGCGGACAAGCTGCCGGTGTCGCGCTGGCAGCGCGACCTGACCGACTCGACGGTGCTGCGCAATATCGGCGTCGCGTTCGGCTACGCGCTGCTCGCGTACGACGCGCTGATCCGCGGTATCGACAAGCTCGAAGTGAACCCGCAGCGCCTGAACGAAGACCTCGACGCGACGTGGGAAGTGCTCGCGGAGCCGGTGCAGACGGTGATGCGCCGCTACGGCATCGAGAACCCGTACGAGCAGTTGAAGGAACTGACCCGCGGCAAGGGCATCACGCGCGACGCGCTGCAGACGTTCGTCGCCGGCCTCGCGATTCCGGACGACGCGAAAGCGCGCCTGCTCGCGATGACGCCGGCGTCGTATGTCGGCCTGGCGGCGGAACTGGCGAAGCGGATCGCTTAATCGTCCCGGTCCCGGTGTGAAAAAAGGCGCTCCTCGTGGAGCGCCTTTTGCGTTTACGGCCCGCTGCGATGTCCGCCCGCCGGGCGCGGACCGAACCGCGCCCGGCCCATGCCGGATCAGGCCAGATTCCGCGCCTTCACCTGCCGCAGCGCGTCGTCGACGATCTGCTCCGGCGTCAGTTCGATGCTGACCACGACCGCCTCGTCCGAACCCGGCTCTTCGAGCGTGTCCAGCTGGCTCCGCAGCAGCGACGGATCGAAGAAGTGACCGGTGCGCGTCGCGAGCCGCTCCTTCAGCACGTCGAACGTGCCCTTCAGGTACACGAAGCACACGTCGCGGTCGGTGCCGCGCAGCACGTCGCGGTACGAGCGCTTCAGCGACGAACACGTGAACACCGCCGTCTCGTGATTGCGCTGCTTCTCCTCGATCGCCGCGCGGATCGTCTTGAGCCACGGCCAGCGGTCGTCGTCGGTGAGCGGAATCCCGCGGTGCATCTTTTCCTTGTTCGCGTCGCTGTGGAACGCGTCGCCGTCGGTGAACGCGCACCCCAGGCGTTCCGCCAGCAATTCGCCGATGCGCGTCTTGCCCGCGCCCGACACGCCCATCGCAATCAGAATCATCTACTGCTCCTTACAGCACGGCCGCGAGCGCAAAGGTCAACCCCAGGCCCAGCAGCGAAATGATGGTCTCGCACAACGACCACGTCTTGAAGGTCTGACCGACGGTCATCCCGAAGTATTCCTTGATCAGCCAGAAGCCGCCGTCGTTCACGTGCGAGAAGATCAGCGAGCCCGAGCCCGTCGCGAGCACGAGCAGTTCCGGCTTCACCGTCGCCGCGCTCGCCGAGGCGATCGGCGCGACGATCCCGCACGCGGTCGTCATCGCGACCGTCGCGGAGCCGGTCGCGAGGCGGATCATCGCGGCGACGAGCCAGCCGAGCAGCAGCGGCGACAGTTGTTCGGACTGCGCGAGCCCGACGATCTGGTGAGAGATGCCGCTGTCCATCAGCACGCGGCCGAAACCGCCGCCCGCGCCGACGATCAGCGTGATGCCGGCGATCGGCGCGAGACAGTCGCCGCAGAACTTCTGGATCTGCTCGCGATTGAAGCCGCGCTGCGCGCCGAAGGTCCAGAAGCTGACGAACACCGCGATCAGCAGCGCGACGTCCGACGTGCCGATGAAGTGCAGCAGGTTGTTCGGCAGCGTCTTCGGCGCGAACACGAGGTCGGCCCAACTGCCGATCAGCATCAGGATCACCGGCAGCAGGATCGTGAACAGCGTGACGCCGAAGCCCGGCAGTTCGCGCTTTGCACCCGGGTCGGCGCCGCCGTTGCCCGACTGGCTGCCCGAAATGAACTGCTCGGCGAGCGGATTCGTTTCCGGCAGCTTGATGTAGCGATTGATCAGCAGCGCGAACAGCGGGCCGGCGACGATCGCGGTCGGAATGCCGACCAGCAGCCCGTAGGCGATCGTGCGGCCGATGTCCGCGTGATACGCCTGCACCGCGAGCAGCGCGGCCGGGTGCGGCGGAATCAGCCCGTGCACGACGGACAGCCCCGCGACCATCGGCATGCCGACGAGCAGCAGCGACTTGCCGGTGCGCTTCGCGACGTTGAACGCGATCGGAATCAGCAGCACGAAACCGACTTCGAAGAACACCGGCAGGCCGACGATCACCGCGACGAACATCATCGCCCAGTGAATGTTCTTTTCGCCGAACCAGCCGATCAGCGTCGTCGCGATGCGTTCCGCGCCGCCCGACTCCGCCATCATCTTGCCGAGCATCGTGCCGAGGCCGACGACGATCGCGATGTGGCCGAGCGTGTTGCCGTTGCCGGTCTCGAACGACTTGACGATCTGGTCCATCGGCATGCCGACCGCGAGGCCGAGCAGCAGCGACACGACGATCAGGACAAGAAACGGATAGACCTTGTAGCGCGTAATCAGCAGGATCAGCGCGGCG from Paraburkholderia caballeronis encodes:
- a CDS encoding glutamate/aspartate ABC transporter substrate-binding protein, which encodes MKIKKAAVVLAALGMVATGAYAQDSGTLKKIKDTGVISLGHRESSIPFSYYDDKQNVIGYSQDYALKIVEAVKQKLNMPNLKVKLTPVTSQNRIPLVQNGTVDIECGSTTNNLERQQQAAFTNTIFIIGTRLMTKKDSGIKDFADLKGKTVVTTAGTTSERLLRKMNQDKNMGMNIISAKDHGESFLTLSTGRAVAFMMDDALLAGERAKSSNPGDFVIVGTPQSREAYGCMMRKNDPEFKKVADDAIAKVQTSSEGEQIYKKWFESPIPPKGLNLNFPMSDDMRTLFKNPNDKAID
- a CDS encoding Glu/Leu/Phe/Val family dehydrogenase, which translates into the protein MSSQPQSASSSLSIPSYLHADDLGPWGNYLRQVDRVAPYLGPLSRWLETLKRPKRILIVDVPIELDNGTVAHFEGYRVQHNVSRGPGKGGVRYHQDVTLSEVMALSAWMSVKNAAVNVPYGGAKGGIRVDPRALSRGELERVTRRYTSEIGIIIGPNTDIPAPDVNTNEQVMAWMMDTYSMNQGQTATGVVTGKPIALGGSLGRREATGRGVFVVGCEAARRTGLAIEGSRIAVQGFGNVGGIAARLFQEAGAKVVAAQDHTGSLYKSTGIDVPALLEHVQKTGGVAGFAGADTLANEEFWTIETDILIPAALENQITEKNAEKIRTKIIVEGANGPTTTAADDILHDKGVLVIPDVVANAGGVTVSYFEWVQDFSSFFWTEHEINERLERVMREAFTAVWQVASEQQVSMRTAAFIVACKRILMARELRGLYP
- a CDS encoding LysR family transcriptional regulator, which codes for MELKWLEDFVSLAETHSFSRSAELRHVTQPAFSRRIQALEAWLGTELIDRSVYPTRLTAAGQVFYEQALAMLSQFHEARTLLRGHTATPAATIEFAVPHTLSLTFFPRWLQQIEAKLGRVSTRLRALNVHDAVLSLVEGGCDLVMGYHHPSHPVTLDPARYDTLTLGAESISPYSAPARAGRARYALPGQPDAPTPYLSYTPNAYLGRMTEVIVANAPTRLYLNRVYETDMAEGLKAMALAGHGIAFLPHSAVEDAVADGSLIRLDRATRGAREGQFTLAMEIRLYRDKLAAQGDDPHKALVREVWDAAGALAHAARGDSERAGRPAKQ
- the purB gene encoding adenylosuccinate lyase, which codes for MSDTRPDTLFALTALSPLDGRYASKTEALRDWLSEAAFMRHRVTVEIHWLIALSQAGFAEVPRFSEASEQFLLKLAENFTAHDAARIKEIERVTNHDVKAVEYWLKESVKGQPELERASEFIHFACTSEDINNTSHGLMLAGAREHVILPALRSVHQRLVALAHAQADQPMLSRTHGQPASPTTLGKEIANVAARLARAITRIEKVELLGKMNGAVGNFNAHLSAYPEFDWEAFSKKVVEERLKLTFNPYTIQIEPHDYMAELFDALARANTILLDLDRDVWGYISLGYFKQRTKAGEIGSSTMPHKVNPIDFENSEGNLGLANATLRHLADKLPVSRWQRDLTDSTVLRNIGVAFGYALLAYDALIRGIDKLEVNPQRLNEDLDATWEVLAEPVQTVMRRYGIENPYEQLKELTRGKGITRDALQTFVAGLAIPDDAKARLLAMTPASYVGLAAELAKRIA
- a CDS encoding gluconokinase, whose product is MILIAMGVSGAGKTRIGELLAERLGCAFTDGDAFHSDANKEKMHRGIPLTDDDRWPWLKTIRAAIEEKQRNHETAVFTCSSLKRSYRDVLRGTDRDVCFVYLKGTFDVLKERLATRTGHFFDPSLLRSQLDTLEEPGSDEAVVVSIELTPEQIVDDALRQVKARNLA
- a CDS encoding GntT/GntP/DsdX family permease; protein product: MGAVHGSTLLVFAVIAIAALILLITRYKVYPFLVLIVVSLLLGLAVGMPMDQIVKSFETGNGNTLGHIAIVVGLGTMLGKMMAESGGAERIATTLIGWFGEKNIHWAMMFVAVIVGLPVFFEVGFVLLIPIAFNVAKRTGKSLLLVGMPMVAGLSVVHGLIPPHPAALLAVQAYHADIGRTIAYGLLVGIPTAIVAGPLFALLINRYIKLPETNPLAEQFISGSQSGNGGADPGAKRELPGFGVTLFTILLPVILMLIGSWADLVFAPKTLPNNLLHFIGTSDVALLIAVFVSFWTFGAQRGFNREQIQKFCGDCLAPIAGITLIVGAGGGFGRVLMDSGISHQIVGLAQSEQLSPLLLGWLVAAMIRLATGSATVAMTTACGIVAPIASASAATVKPELLVLATGSGSLIFSHVNDGGFWLIKEYFGMTVGQTFKTWSLCETIISLLGLGLTFALAAVL